A genome region from Thermomonospora amylolytica includes the following:
- a CDS encoding choice-of-anchor P family protein, producing MQFRKLTTGAALAGMVAAPLVVAATPAYAAPGGKGSAHAVAATGLVDIPATPAVASSARRPVSRSVAELPANPLVRASVLSAAAGAGQARAGVADLAIARLGLTAEAVTAKCVNGRGASNLAKATLRGKSLRAAAAPNTGVTVGLDGVGTASVVLNKQVRRPGGGLTVTAIEVTLPPVAGKTQTISIASATCAPGGGKSPAPTGPDRTPPVKGTPTAKPSPSVPAVQAPSPKPVPGDLPVTG from the coding sequence ATGCAGTTCAGGAAACTGACCACCGGCGCCGCACTGGCCGGCATGGTCGCCGCCCCCCTGGTCGTCGCGGCGACGCCCGCGTACGCCGCCCCCGGCGGGAAGGGCTCGGCCCACGCCGTCGCCGCCACCGGCCTGGTCGACATCCCCGCCACCCCGGCGGTGGCCTCGTCCGCGCGGCGGCCGGTGAGCAGGAGCGTGGCCGAGCTCCCGGCCAACCCGCTGGTGCGGGCGTCGGTCCTGTCGGCGGCCGCCGGGGCCGGGCAGGCCCGGGCCGGTGTCGCCGACCTGGCCATCGCCAGGCTCGGGCTGACCGCCGAGGCGGTCACCGCCAAGTGCGTGAACGGCAGGGGCGCCTCGAACCTGGCCAAGGCCACCCTGCGGGGCAAGAGCCTCAGGGCCGCCGCCGCCCCCAACACCGGCGTCACGGTCGGCCTCGACGGGGTCGGCACCGCCTCGGTCGTGCTGAACAAGCAGGTCCGCAGGCCCGGCGGCGGCCTGACCGTCACCGCGATCGAGGTCACCCTGCCGCCCGTGGCCGGCAAGACCCAGACGATCAGCATCGCCTCGGCCACCTGTGCCCCGGGAGGCGGGAAGTCGCCGGCCCCGACCGGACCGGACCGCACCCCGCCGGTGAAGGGCACGCCCACCGCGAAGCCGTCCCCGAGCGTCCCCGCCGTGCAGGCCCCGTCCCCCAAGCCCGTCCCCGGTGACCTCCCGGTGACCGGCTGA
- a CDS encoding TerC family protein, with amino-acid sequence MIHIPGWFWAATIAFIVALFVFDLFVAVRRPHAVHLREATFWSVFYVAIALAFGGVLWAVSGPTAGAEYFAGWVVEKSLSVDNLFVFVIIFARFAVPEEFQQKVLLFGIAAALVLRCIFIAAGAAAIELFSWTFLFFGLVLLWTALQLVRHRNDEPDVDDNVLVRHARKVLPVTDDFHGGRLITHEDGRRVVTPLLLVFLAIGSTDLMFALDSIPAVFGVTSEPFIVFTANAFALLGLRALFFLVEGLLERLVYLSIGLSAILAFIGVKLLLHFAHEDVSSAVPEIPTPLSLSVILGILIVTSVASLIRVRSHPEEKAHATAVTVRRRDRERTEAASGETSSSH; translated from the coding sequence GTGATCCACATCCCTGGCTGGTTCTGGGCCGCGACGATCGCCTTCATCGTCGCGCTCTTCGTGTTCGACCTCTTCGTGGCGGTGCGCCGCCCGCATGCGGTGCATCTGCGGGAGGCGACGTTCTGGTCGGTGTTCTACGTCGCGATCGCGCTCGCGTTCGGCGGGGTGCTGTGGGCGGTGTCCGGGCCCACCGCCGGCGCGGAGTACTTCGCCGGGTGGGTGGTCGAGAAGAGCCTGTCGGTCGACAACCTGTTCGTCTTCGTGATCATCTTCGCCCGGTTCGCGGTGCCGGAGGAGTTCCAGCAGAAGGTGCTGCTGTTCGGGATCGCGGCGGCGCTGGTGCTGCGCTGCATCTTCATCGCGGCCGGCGCGGCGGCGATCGAGCTGTTCTCCTGGACGTTCCTGTTCTTCGGGCTGGTGCTGCTGTGGACGGCGCTGCAACTGGTCCGGCACCGCAACGACGAGCCGGACGTGGACGACAACGTGCTGGTCCGGCACGCCCGCAAGGTGCTGCCGGTGACCGACGACTTCCACGGCGGGCGGCTGATCACCCATGAGGACGGCCGCCGGGTGGTGACCCCGCTGCTGCTGGTGTTCCTGGCGATCGGCAGCACCGACCTGATGTTCGCGCTGGACTCCATCCCCGCGGTGTTCGGGGTGACCAGCGAGCCGTTCATCGTCTTCACCGCCAACGCGTTCGCCCTGCTCGGCCTGCGCGCCCTGTTCTTCCTGGTGGAGGGGCTGCTGGAACGGCTGGTCTACCTGTCCATCGGGCTGTCGGCGATCCTGGCGTTCATCGGCGTCAAGCTGCTGCTGCACTTCGCGCACGAGGACGTCTCCTCCGCCGTCCCCGAGATCCCCACCCCGCTGTCCCTGTCGGTCATCCTCGGCATCCTGATCGTCACCTCGGTCGCCAGCCTGATCCGCGTCCGCAGCCACCCCGAGGAGAAGGCCCACGCCACCGCCGTCACCGTCCGCCGCCGCGACCGCGAACGCACCGAGGCGGCCAGCGGCGAGACGTCCTCCAGCCACTGA
- a CDS encoding type 1 glutamine amidotransferase, which translates to MSSDSIKIVWVYPDLLSTYGDQGNCIVLERRAMLRGISTRTVHVRSDENVPVDGDIYLLGGGEDRPQILAARRLRNDGGLHRARDFGAVIFAVCAGYQLLGTEFGGEEGQPVQGLGLLDIRSGRGEKRAVGEIVGDVDPALAVPRITGFENHQGVTHLGPGVKPLAKVAHGVGNGDGFEGAYADHVIGTYMHGPALVRNPGLADLLLRWALKRDDLPPLPESWSDRLREERLNAVLA; encoded by the coding sequence GTGTCGTCTGACAGCATCAAGATCGTCTGGGTCTACCCCGACCTGCTGAGCACCTACGGAGACCAGGGCAACTGCATCGTCCTGGAGCGCCGGGCGATGCTGCGCGGCATCAGCACCCGCACCGTGCACGTCCGCTCCGACGAGAACGTGCCGGTGGACGGCGACATCTACCTGCTCGGCGGCGGCGAGGACCGGCCGCAGATCCTGGCCGCCCGCCGGCTGCGCAATGACGGCGGCCTGCACCGGGCCCGCGACTTCGGTGCCGTGATCTTCGCGGTGTGCGCCGGCTACCAGTTGCTGGGCACCGAGTTCGGCGGCGAGGAGGGCCAGCCCGTCCAGGGCCTCGGCCTGCTGGACATCCGCTCCGGCCGCGGCGAGAAGCGCGCCGTCGGCGAGATCGTCGGCGACGTGGACCCCGCCCTGGCCGTCCCCCGGATCACCGGCTTCGAGAACCACCAGGGCGTCACCCACCTCGGCCCCGGCGTCAAGCCGCTGGCCAAGGTCGCGCACGGCGTCGGCAACGGCGACGGCTTCGAGGGCGCCTACGCCGACCATGTCATCGGCACCTACATGCACGGCCCCGCCCTGGTCCGCAACCCCGGCCTGGCCGACCTCCTGCTCCGCTGGGCCCTCAAGCGCGACGACCTCCCCCCGCTCCCCGAGTCCTGGTCCGACCGCCTCCGCGAGGAACGCCTGAACGCTGTGCTTGCTTAG
- a CDS encoding DsrE family protein yields MARTLVIKATSGADGMERCNQAFTVAAAAVAAGAKVSLWLTGESAWYALPGRAAEFELPHATPLQDLLEVVLAGGTVTVCTQCAARRDITADDVVPGIRIAGAPTFVEEVTAEGAQALVY; encoded by the coding sequence ATGGCGAGAACATTGGTGATCAAGGCCACGTCCGGGGCGGACGGGATGGAGCGTTGCAACCAGGCGTTCACGGTCGCGGCGGCGGCGGTGGCGGCCGGCGCGAAGGTCTCGCTGTGGCTGACCGGGGAGTCCGCCTGGTACGCGCTGCCGGGCCGGGCCGCGGAGTTCGAGCTGCCGCACGCCACCCCGCTGCAGGACCTGCTGGAGGTGGTGCTGGCCGGGGGCACGGTGACGGTCTGCACGCAGTGCGCCGCCCGTCGCGACATCACCGCCGACGATGTCGTTCCCGGAATACGGATCGCGGGCGCGCCCACGTTCGTTGAAGAGGTGACCGCCGAGGGCGCCCAGGCGCTGGTCTACTGA
- a CDS encoding Mur ligase family protein, with amino-acid sequence MSDLPLRAQMAVALGRTAAKMSRLAGRGDGSVIGGRIGLKLDPELLTRLARDRKLVLVSATNGKTTTTRLITSAMTPLGQIATNAFGANMPTGHVSALAAAPDAKYGVLECDEKYVPLVLRETGANVVALMNLSRDQMDRAAEIWLLAGKWRKALEAAPHSHVIANCDDPLVTWGASTAKSVTWVAAGQHWREDSWSCPECGGPLDREGVDWGCRECSFSRPRPDWILHGERVTAPGGRTYELTGLQLPGRANRSNAVIALAVVSRFGVEPETALPLLAQVKSVAGRYTTVEHEGRTIRLLLSKNPAGWLEAFDVLQPAPGPVALSINAQGPDGRDTSWLWDVDYRILRGRPVWATGERRLDLAARLEAADVDFTLVDDIDQAVMAVPPGHLDVIANYTAFQHIRTRYGRVV; translated from the coding sequence ATGAGCGATCTTCCGCTGCGCGCGCAGATGGCCGTAGCGCTGGGCCGTACCGCCGCGAAGATGTCCCGGCTGGCCGGTCGCGGCGACGGTTCGGTGATCGGTGGCCGGATCGGGCTCAAACTCGACCCCGAGCTGCTGACCCGGCTGGCCCGGGATCGCAAGCTCGTCCTGGTCAGCGCCACCAACGGCAAGACCACCACCACGCGGCTGATCACCTCGGCGATGACCCCGCTCGGCCAGATCGCCACCAACGCGTTCGGCGCCAACATGCCGACCGGGCACGTGTCGGCGCTGGCCGCCGCGCCGGACGCCAAGTACGGCGTGCTGGAGTGCGACGAGAAGTACGTGCCGCTGGTGCTCAGGGAGACCGGCGCGAACGTCGTGGCGCTGATGAACCTCAGCCGCGACCAGATGGACCGGGCCGCGGAGATCTGGCTGCTGGCCGGCAAGTGGCGCAAGGCGCTGGAGGCCGCGCCGCACAGCCACGTGATCGCCAACTGCGACGACCCGCTGGTCACCTGGGGGGCGTCCACCGCCAAGAGCGTCACCTGGGTGGCGGCCGGGCAGCACTGGCGGGAGGACTCCTGGTCCTGCCCCGAGTGCGGCGGGCCGCTGGACCGCGAGGGCGTCGACTGGGGCTGCCGCGAGTGCTCGTTCTCCCGGCCCAGGCCCGACTGGATCCTGCACGGCGAACGGGTCACCGCGCCGGGCGGGCGCACCTACGAGCTGACCGGGCTGCAGCTGCCGGGGCGGGCCAACCGTTCCAACGCCGTGATCGCGCTGGCGGTGGTCTCCCGGTTCGGGGTGGAACCGGAGACGGCGCTGCCGCTGCTGGCCCAGGTCAAGTCGGTGGCCGGCCGGTACACCACGGTCGAGCACGAGGGCCGCACCATCCGGCTGCTGCTGTCGAAGAACCCGGCGGGCTGGCTGGAGGCGTTCGACGTGCTGCAGCCCGCGCCCGGTCCGGTGGCGCTGTCGATCAACGCGCAGGGGCCGGACGGCCGCGACACCTCCTGGCTGTGGGACGTGGACTACCGCATCCTGCGCGGCCGCCCGGTGTGGGCGACCGGCGAGCGCCGGCTGGACCTGGCCGCCCGGCTGGAGGCCGCCGACGTGGACTTCACCCTGGTGGACGACATCGACCAGGCGGTGATGGCGGTGCCGCCGGGCCATCTGGACGTGATCGCCAACTACACCGCCTTCCAGCACATCCGAACGAGGTACGGCCGTGTCGTCTGA
- a CDS encoding L,D-transpeptidase has translation MAGFGAAVVYAALLSGCGGGQQERTRPAAAVDLAGLPQATTFTTLRGLPRDPAPAAPVDGTVVHPTTALPVAAEPGGRPVAALPDKQLDGPTWVPVLETRQGWHRVMLPSKPNRTTGWIPQDGGRLTTARTPYQVKVEVGARRLTIVRDGRKVGAWTVAVGAEKTPTPVGRTFVLALLKPTKPTFSPLVVPVGAHSETLDTFGGGPGTVAFHSWKDESVFGKAVTHGCIRVPADALERLSEIPLGTPVHVTA, from the coding sequence GTGGCCGGCTTCGGCGCGGCGGTCGTGTACGCGGCGCTGCTGTCCGGCTGCGGCGGCGGACAGCAGGAGCGGACCCGTCCCGCCGCCGCGGTTGACCTGGCCGGGCTGCCGCAGGCGACCACGTTCACCACGCTGCGCGGACTGCCCAGGGATCCCGCTCCGGCCGCGCCGGTGGACGGCACGGTGGTGCATCCCACCACCGCGCTGCCGGTGGCGGCCGAGCCGGGCGGGCGGCCGGTGGCGGCGCTGCCCGACAAGCAGCTGGACGGCCCCACCTGGGTGCCCGTTCTGGAGACCAGGCAGGGCTGGCACCGGGTGATGCTGCCCAGCAAGCCGAACCGGACGACGGGCTGGATCCCGCAGGACGGCGGCAGGCTGACCACCGCCCGCACCCCGTACCAGGTCAAGGTGGAGGTCGGGGCGCGCCGCCTCACCATCGTGCGGGACGGCCGCAAGGTCGGCGCGTGGACGGTGGCGGTGGGCGCGGAGAAGACGCCCACCCCGGTCGGGCGGACGTTCGTGCTGGCGCTGCTCAAGCCGACCAAGCCCACCTTCAGCCCGCTGGTGGTGCCGGTCGGCGCCCACTCCGAGACGCTCGACACGTTCGGCGGCGGGCCCGGCACGGTCGCCTTCCACAGCTGGAAGGACGAATCCGTCTTCGGCAAGGCCGTCACCCACGGCTGCATCCGCGTCCCGGCGGACGCCCTGGAACGGCTGTCGGAGATCCCGCTCGGCACGCCCGTGCACGTGACGGCGTGA